One Babesia bovis T2Bo chromosome 4 map unlocalized Chr4_1, whole genome shotgun sequence genomic window carries:
- a CDS encoding minichromosome maintenance family protein: MVGMRRYISQDPSEGSPSQRSSITVDRLLTVSDLGTSNSIGTLSDAFMSQSPGYQSQLEGSTHTSRSDDERQRQLDRMHQQILAEYEGSRETLMAYQRNYRVAVERFLSFASENKQIYTKVMELHQQVEKAFDKAQDSAAAQLAVHLRVIVNVSMLYVRNEGSNASLAQMLIKSPYMTFQAFQDAIQEVWRAQGSKLAVEPPKLGVCGWLGRHHVTPRGLSSNMINTLTAIEGVVNKCSSVYPKLSQSVYVGEPVYDMMHESEKTVHLRQHYDLTDFTKTLKDNGLPPSADPEGKVIYRQEIGLSSYRNYQTFIIQETPEDSFTGQMPRYVSVIVQDDLCNIVQCGDRVRVWGVYRAGCGRADDTNNGIGRGYLVANYVAIRNKLSTKLSNEISDEDRAKFKQLAQSDDCLNILTRSMAPSICGHEIVKRGILLSLVGGPESDESSDHRIRGDIHVLLVGDPGCGKSQMLRFVMNLLPGTVSTTGRGSTGVGLTAAVVVDQDTGERRVEGGAMVMGDRRVVCIDEFDKMQAGDRVAIHEVMEQQTVTVAKAGIHTTLNARCTVIAAANPLYGCWSEDMDVSQQLSFERSLISRFDLIFVVRDAATEVEDERIAEAVLRNLTQKSKVISTQKTVAQSGRAPGTTSCVIQPVEGDMNQVAFANATFDGFHWEEQWMPGVASTNRSKKSKSSMKAGDGFLKSRSEMTYIDSAGVEHDIIDSAFLRKYIHYCKHLFYREMEALEGWRPSPEISEVARRAIVALYSQLRSRAQQSEKQRLKLPQAVTPRTLEAIIRLCVAHTKLQMKRWVTAECVSAVGKLLNYTLFGDTYDVCEMDTLSTSDYEEEPVESGSPKRGRGRTRAELQPSTDQAKVEAVVAPPRPDETVSSVSDEVDTDHSIALLTALRKLDTGEGVDVSDLYIEFSRTVRMSMDDFKSFLKRLHNQDPSPIVFSEDAYMVFSC; the protein is encoded by the coding sequence ATGGTGGGTATGCGCCGTTACATCAGTCAGGACCCTAGTGAAGGATCTCCTTCTCAGCGTTCTTCTATAACAGTTGATCGCTTGTTGACTGTTTCCGATTTGGGTACATCCAATTCTATTGGTACATTAAGTGATGCTTTTATGAGTCAATCTCCAGGATATCAATCACAGTTAGAAGGTTCAACTCACACATCACGTTCCGATGACGAGCGTCAGCGACAGCTTGATCGTATGCATCAGCAGATTCTTGCTGAATATGAGGGTTCTCGTGAGACTTTAATGGCTTATCAACGTAATTATCGTGTTGCTGTTGAACGATTTTTGTCATTTGCGAGTGAAAACAAGCAGATATATACTAAGGTTATGGAGCTTCATCAGCAGGTAGAAAAGGCATTTGATAAGGCTCAAGACAGTGCTGCTGCTCAGCTTGCAGTTCACTTGCGTGTTATTGTGAATGTCagtatgttatatgtgCGCAATGAGGGTTCGAATGCTTCATTGGCTCAGATGCTCATTAAATCTCCGTACATGACATTTCAAGCGTTTCAAGATGCAATACAGGAAGTATGGCGAGCGCAGGGTTCGAAATTGGCCGTTGAACCTCCTAAACTTGGTGTTTGTGGTTGGCTAGGTCGTCATCATGTTACTCCTCGTGGTTTAAGTAGCAATATGATAAACACTCTTACTGCCATTGAGGGTGTAGTAAACAAGTGTTCTTCAGTCTATCCTAAGCTATCTCAATCTGTATATGTTGGTGAGCCAGTTTATGACATGATGCATGAATCTGAGAAAACTGTTCATTTGCGTCAGCATTACGATTTGACTGACTTCACCAAGACATTGAAGGACAATGGTCTTCCTCCTAGTGCTGATCCTGAGGGTAAGGTGATATACCGTCAAGAGATTGGTCTTAGTAGTTATCGCAATTACCAGACATTTATAATACAGGAGACTCCTGAGGACTCCTTTACTGGTCAGATGCCTCGCTACGTTTCTGTGATTGTACAGGACGACTTATGTAACATTGTTCAGTGTGGTGACCGTGTTCGTGTTTGGGGTGTATATCGTGCCGGATGCGGTCGTGCTGATGACACTAACAACGGCATTGGTCGTGGTTACCTAGTGGCCAATTATGTGGCCATTCGGAATAAGTTATCTACGAAACTATCCAATGAGATATCTGATGAAGACCGTGCTAAATTTAAGCAACTAGCTCAGTCCGATGATTGTTTAAACATTTTAACTCGGTCCATGGCGCCATCAATATGTGGTCATGAGATTGTGAAACGTGGTATACTTTTATCGTTGGTTGGCGGACCCGAGAGCGATGAGTCAAGTGACCATCGCATCAGGGGAGACATTCATGTATTACTTGTTGGCGACCCTGGTTGTGGCAAGTCTCAGATGTTGCGGTTTGTGATGAATTTGTTACCTGGAACTGTTTCCACCACTGGTCGTGGTTCCACCGGTGTTGGTCTTACTGCTGCCGTTGTCGTTGACCAGGACACAGGTGAGCGTCGTGTTGAGGGTGGTGCTATGGTTATGGGTGACCGTCGTGTCGTTTGCATTGATGAATTTGACAAGATGCAGGCTGGTGATCGTGTTGCCATTCACGAGGTCATGGAGCAGCAGACTGTGACTGTTGCTAAAGCAGGTATTCACACAACATTGAACGCTCGTTGTACGGTGATAGCTGCTGCTAATCCGTTGTATGGCTGTTGGAGTGAGGATATGGATGTATCTCAGCAGTTGTCTTTTGAACGATCCTTGATATCTCGTTTCGATTTAATATTCGTGGTGCGCGATGCAGCTACTGAGGTAGAGGATGAGCGCATTGCGGAAGCTGTTCTTCGCAACTTAACTCAGAAGTCAAAGGTCATATCAACTCAGAAGACTGTTGCTCAATCCGGTCGTGCTCCTGGCACCACTAGTTGCGTTATACAGCCTGTAGAGGGTGATATGAACCAGGTAGCTTTTGCCAATGCTACGTTTGATGGTTTCCACTGGGAGGAGCAATGGATGCCTGGTGTAGCTTCAACCAACCGCTCCAAGAAGTCTAAATCTTCCATGAAGGCGGGTGATGGTTTTTTGAAGAGCCGTTCTGAGATGACTTACATTGACAGTGCTGGTGTTGAGCATGACATTATAGATTCTGCATTTTTGCGCAAGTACATTCACTACTGCAAGCATTTGTTTTATCGTGAGATGGAGGCTTTAGAGGGTTGGCGTCCTAGTCCGGAGATCAGTGAGGTAGCTCGTCGTGCTATTGTTGCTCTTTATTCTCAACTCCGTTCTCGTGCTCAGCAATCTGAGAAGCAGCGTCTGAAGCTTCCTCAGGCAGTGACACCTCGTACATTAGAGGCTATTATTCGTTTGTGTGTCGCTCACACTAAGCTACAGATGAAGCGTTGGGTGACAGCCGAGTGTGTTTCTGCTGTTGGCAAGTTGCTGAACTACACTTTGTTTGGTGATACCTATGATGTTTGTGAGATGGATACTCTATCTACTTCTGACTATGAGGAGGAACCTGTTGAAAGCGGTTCACCAAAGCGCGGCCGTGGACGCACTCGTGCAGAACTACAACCTTCCACTGATCAGGCAAAGGTTGAGGCAGTCGTCGCTCCACCACGTCCTGACGAGACTGTTTCTAGTGTATCTGACGAAGTGGATACCGATCATTCAATTGCCTTGTTAACTGCTTTGCGGAAGCTTGACACTGGTGAGGGTGTTGATGTTTCTGATTTGTACATTGAGTTTTCTCGTACTGTACGCATGTCTATGGACGACTTTAAATCATTCTTAAAGCGTCTTCATAACCAGGATCCATCTCCGATTGTCTTTTCGGAGGATGCATACATGGTATTCAGCTGTTGA
- a CDS encoding putative integral membrane protein has product MKLLTNVFLLFGSAFFLKVECSTELLVHMLTGFKLANVDYGFNIGVNTGRMGNARQAFPDLLDASGKMSDVELETALGQRLQKNAFGLMLHLNDILKDRFDFLTLRALLKTIGGVVTIVVPPPDKIEPGSPSGCTECPTLENVSGTKKPVCKHDPSRFHQSTMDAFNAFLQGYSSKAVVSIVEESDSASSVMKHYASSDPDGSTVNRYRLVSVGPKKISSFRSLNVHGILKDHNDVATSKDTGGKGEQRDSTKNPNTVPKPKIVIASHVDTFSLLQGYRSTATNNTGLIALLELSRLLHGLDHMDYELIFLLTTGSVMNFYGAATFANNYAHIDNVELVICLDDLTGPNLYLHSSSKASEISSVFQRNLSRTVKETLNNAVKPDAQVLFFEHEQFTRQKVHAITLTTVRESVAYPLRQNLFEYKCNSKALSGHIANIFRALAKTLRIGKVKVDSVDIANHVIDWESKLTSPRCTLNGDIYQDESVRAIIRFLTPLIKDLKTQKVNRSIPGFEFSYNTPMRILFYKNYTMLYHILVVVCSVVYIFVMWSLIRGSPLTAWTDIIATLNKVPSVPGEENSENRRSTRLSSKRK; this is encoded by the exons ATGAAGTTGTTAACAAATGTCTTTTTACTGTTTGGGAGTGCATTCTTTCTTAAAGTAGAG TGTTCTACCGAACTCCTGGTCCATATGCTCACTGGGTTTAAACTTGCTAATGTGGACTATGGCTTCAACATCGGTGTAAACACAGGCCGTATGGGCAATGCTCGTCAAGCGTTTCCCGACTTACTTGATGCCAGTGGTAAAATGAGTGACGTTGAGTTGGAGACAGCTCTGGGTCAGCGTTTGCAGAAGAATGCTTTTGGCTTGATGCTCCATttgaatgatatattaaaagaTCGTTTTGACTTCCTGACTTTACGTGCACTTCTTAAGACAATAGGCGGTGTTGTGACTATTGTCGTTCCTCCTCCTGATAAGATCGAACCAGGTTCTCCATCTGGATGCACAGAGTGTCCCACCTTGGAAAATGTTTCCGGGACTAAAAAGCCCGTTTGCAAACACGACCCTTCGCGTTTTCATCAATCAACAATGGATGCATTTAATGCTTTTTTGCAGGGTTATTCTTCAAAAGCAGTTGTCTCTATTGTTGAGGAGAGTGATAGCGCTTCTTCTGTTATGAAACACTATGCTTCAAGTGACCCTGATGGTTCCACTGTGAATCGTTATAGACTTGTTTCAGTAGGTCCCAAGAAGATTTCTTCATTTAGATCATTGAATGTCCATGGCATTTTGAAGGATCACAATGACGTTGCCACGTCAAAAGATACTGGAGGCAAAGGAGAGCAACGTGACAGCACTAAGAATCCCAATACGGTGCCAAAACCTAAGATTGTAATTGCTTCACATGTAGATACGTTTTCTCTTTTACAGGGATATCGTTCTACTGCAACTAATAATACGGGGTTGATCGCATTGTTAGAATTATCCCGCTTACTTCATGGCTTAGATCACATGGATTACGAACTTATTTTTCTGTTGACAACAGGCTCCGTGATGAATTTTTACGGTGCTGCTACATTTGCTAATAACTACGCTCACATTGACAATGTTGAGTTGGTTATATGTCTTGATGATCTCACTGGTCCGAACTTATATCTACACAGTTCTAGCAAGGCGAGTGAAATATCTTCAGTTTTCCAGCGTAATTTATCTCGTACCGTGAAGGAAACACTGAATAATGCTGTTAAACCGGATGCGCAGGTTTTGTTTTTCGAGCATGAACAATTTACTCGTCAAAAGGTCCATGCCATAACATTAACTACAGTGAGGGAATCGGTTGCATACCCATTGCGTCAAAATTTGTTTGAATACAAGTGCAATTCTAAAGCTTTATCGGGTCATATTGCAAATATCTTCCGTGCATTGGCTAAGACTTTACGCATAGGTAAGGTTAAGGTTGACAGCGTTGATATTGCTAATCATGTGATTGACTGGGAATCGAAGCTTACTAGTCCACGTTGTACACTTAATGGTGACATCTATCAAGATGAAAGTGTTCGTGCGATAATTCGTTTTTTGACTCCCTTAATTAAGGATCTGAAGACTCAGAAGGTCAATCGTTCTATACCTGGATTTGAGTTTTCGTATAATACTCCAATGCGGATTTTGTTTTACAAGAACTATACAATGTTGTACCACATATTAGTGGTAGTATGTTCTGTTGTTTACATTTTTGTCATGTGGTCATTGATTCGCGGATCACCGTTGACAGCATGGACAGACATAATTGCTACACTAAACAAGGTGCCTTCTGTTCCCGGTGAAGAAAATTCTGAGAACAGGCGTAGCACCCGTTTATCCTCCAAACGCAAGTAG
- a CDS encoding putative ubiquitin-conjugating enzyme E2 has product MTPKRILKETENLANDSPPGIKAELNPGNNRHFYIRMLGPDSTPYEGGVYKLELFLPEQYPMEPPKVRFLTNIYHPNIDKLGRICLDILKDKWSPALQIRTVLLSVQSLLSAPEPDDPLDTSVADHFKADKADAERLAREWNEKYAKCNTM; this is encoded by the exons atgaCGCCGAAGCGAATACTCAAAGAGACAGAGAATCTGGCCAATGATTCAC CACCTGGAATCAAGGCCGAGCTCAATCCCGGAAATAACAGACACTTTTACATACGGATGTTAGGACCAGATAGTACACCCTATGAAGGTGGCGTATACAAGCTAGAATTGTTTTTACCAGAACAGTATCCTATGGAACCGCCAAAAGTGCGCTTCCTAACCAACATATACCACCCAAATATCGATAAACTGGGAAGGATATGCCTAGACATATTAAAAGATAAATGGAGCCCTGCGTTACAAATTAGAACCGTGCTTCTCAGTGTTCAGTCACTACTCAGCGCACCCGAACCGGACGATCCACTGGACACATCTGTAGCAGACCACTTCAAAGCTGACAAAGCAGATGCCGAGAGACTTGCTAGAGAATGGAATGAAAAGTACGCAAAGTGTAATACAATGTAA